From one Lycium ferocissimum isolate CSIRO_LF1 chromosome 7, AGI_CSIRO_Lferr_CH_V1, whole genome shotgun sequence genomic stretch:
- the LOC132062427 gene encoding uncharacterized protein LOC132062427 → MGCLTDIVSLNQAGFVKGRSIVENVLLTQEIVLDIRLRTKSANVVMKLDMAKAYDRVSWIFLMKVLRKIGFSELVIDMIFRLVSSNWGVKQGDPLSPTLFILTAEVMSTNLNALNLIRQFEGYGRPKWSPKVNHLSYVDDMIIFSSADVFSLQLIMEVLKKYENTSGQKINRDKSVVFMHKNVPGDVSITVEIVTGVIKQMHKMFAQFFWSNTIGGKSRHWASWNHLCLRVMEGGMGFGSLHDVSIALFCKLWWNFRTKPSLWSAFMVNKYCRKESPITVQKKQGSQTLKNMIQARNLIEHQIWWQLGMGNSQFWFDNWTGKGALYFTVEGFDESIQNVSDVVENGNRNMTKLNNLLPQDIVQHISATISPPRMDKEMDRAW, encoded by the exons ATGGGGTGCTTGACTGATATAGTATCTCTTAATCAGGCTGGATTTGTAAAAGGGAGAAGCATAGTGGAGAATGTTCTTCTTACTCAAGAGATTGTATTAGACATTAGACTTAGAACTAAATCTGCTAATGTTGTTATGAAATTGGATATGGCAAAGGCCTATGATAGGGTTTCATGGATTTTTCTAATGAAAGTTCTAAGAAAGATTGGTTTTTCAGAGTTGGTGATAGACATGATTTTCAGACTGGTTAGTAGCAACTG GGGGGTTAAACAAGGAGATCCTTTATCTCCTACATTGTTTATTCTGACTGCAGAAGTTATGTCAACGAATCTCAATGCTCTGAACTTAATTCGTCAATTTGAAGGGTATGGGAGGCCTAAGTGGAGTCCTAAGGTGAATCATTTgtcatatgttgatgatatgataatattttCATCAGCAGATGTGTTCTCTTTGCAACTTATCATGGAAGTATTGAAGAAATATGAGAACACATCTGGACAGAAGAttaatagggacaaaagtgTTGTTTTCATGCATAAAAATGTGCCTGGAGATGTGAGCATTACTGTTGAAATTGTCACAG GTGTCATCAAGCAAATGCATAAAATGTTTGCCCAATTTTTCTGGAGTAACACCATAGGGGGTAAAAGTAGGCATTGGGCTTCTTGGAACCATTTGTGTCTACGAGTAATGGAAGGAGGGATGGGATTCGGATCACTACATGATGTTTCTATTGCCTTATTCTGTAAGTTGTGGTGGAACTTCAGGACTAAACCCTCCTTATGGAGTGCATTCATGGTTAACAAATATTGTAGAAAGGAAAGTCCTATAACTGTACAGAAGAAGCAAGGTTctcaaactttgaaaaataTGATCCAAGCAAGAAATTTAATAGAACACCAGATCTGGTGGCAGCTTGGTATGGGGAACTCACAGttttggtttgataattggacaGGAAAGGGTGCACTATATTTTACTGTAGAAGGTTTTGATGAAAGCATTCAAAATGTCTCAGATGTAGTAGAGAATGGAAATCGGAACATGACAAAGTTGAATAATTTACTTCCTCAGGACATAGTTCAACATATATCTGCTACTATCAGTCCCCCAAGGATGGATAAAGAAATGGACAGAGCATGGTGA